From Thalassophryne amazonica chromosome 5, fThaAma1.1, whole genome shotgun sequence:
cttTGAGCGAAGccactgagtctaataatagattaaatgcagtgttgaggctgtcattctcagcatctatgttggatgttaaaatcacccactataattatcttatctgagctaagcatcaagtcagacaaaaggtctgaaaaaatcacaaagaaactcacagtaacgaccaggtggacgatagataataacaaataaactggtttttgagacttccaatttggatggacaagactaagagtcaaactttcaaatgaattaaagctctgtctggttctttgactaattaataagctggagtggaagattgctgctaatcctcctcctcgacccgtgctacgagcattctgacagttagtgtgactcgggggtgttgactccgttggcaccgtctctatggggatggggtattgggggaatggcagggggagagaagctgcagagaggtgtgtaagactacaactctgcttcctggtcccaaccctggatattcACGATTtgaagggtttaataaaattagccagatttctagagatgagagctgctccatccaaagtgggatggatgccgtctctcctaacaagaccaggttttccccagaagctttgccaattatctatgaagcccacctcattttttggacaccactcagacagccagcaattcaaggagaacatgcggctaaacatgtcactcccagtccgattggggaggggcccagagaaaaactacagagtccgacattgtttttgcaaagttacacaccgattcaatattaattttaatgacctccgattgtcgtaaccgggtgtcattactgccgacgtgaattacaatcttaccaaatttacgcttagccttagccagcagtttcaaatttccttcaatgtcgcctgctcttgcccccggaagacatttgactatggttgctggtgttgctatatgtgtgtgtttgtgtgtgtgtttgtgtgtgtgtgtatatatatatatatatatatatattatatatattatatatatactcaacaaaaatataaacgcaacacttttggttttgctcccattttgtatgagatgaactcaaagatctaaaactttttccaaatacacaatatcaccatttccctcaaatattgttcacaaaccagtctaaatctgtgatagtgagcacttctcctttgctgagataatccatcccacctcacaggtgtgccatatcaagatgctgattagacaccatgattagtgcacaggtgtgccttagactgcccacaataaaaggccactctttaaggtgcagttttgttttattgggggggataccagtcagtatctggtgtgaccaccatttgcctcatgcagtgcaacacatctccttcgcatagagttgatcaggttgtcaattgtggcctgtggaatgttggtccactcctcttcaatggctgtgcgaagttgctgaatattggcaggaactggtacacgctgtcgtatacgccggtccagagcatcccaaacatgctcaatgggtgacatgtccggtgagtatgccggccatgcaacaactgggacattttcagcttccaagaattgtgtacagatccttgcaacatggggccgtgcattatcctgctgcaacatgaggtgatgttcttggatgacacaacaatgggcctcaggatctcatcacggtatctctgtgcattcaaaatgccatcaataaaatgcacctgtgttcttcgtccataacagacgcctgcccataccataatcccaccgccaccatgggccactcgatccacaacattgacatcagaaaaccgctcacccacacgacgacacacacgctgtctgccatctgccctgaacagtgtgaaccgggattcatccgtgaagagaacacctctccaacgtgccaaacgccagcgaatgtgagcatttgcccactcaagtcggttatgacaacgaactggagtcaggtcgagaccccgatgaggacgacgagcatgcagatgagcttccctgagacggtttctgacagtttgtgcagaaattctttggttatacaaaccgattgtttcagcagctgtccgagtggctggtctcagacgatcttggaggtgaacatgctggatgtggaggtcctgggctggtgtggttacacgtggtctgcggttgtgaggctggttggatgtactgccatattctctgaaacgcctttggagacggcttatggtagagaaatgaagattcaatacacgagcaacagctctggttgacattcctgctgtcagcatgccaattgcacgctccctcaaatcttgcgacatctgtggcattgtgctgtgtgataaaactgcacctttcagagtggccttttattgtgggcagtctaaggcacacctgtgcactaatcatggtgtctaatcagcatcttggtatggcacacctgtgaggtgggatggattatctcagcaaaggagaagtgctcactatcacagatttagactggtttgtgaacaatatttgagggaaatggtgatattgtgtatgtggaaaaagttttagatctttgagttcatctcatacaaaatgggagcaaaaccaaaagtgttacgtttatatttttgttgagtgtatatatatatatgtgtgtgtgtgtgtgtgtgtgtgtgtgtgtgtgtgtgtgtgtgtgtgtgtgtgtgtgtgtgtgtgaaatcacCATTATGAGTCAACATCTCCAAAATTCCAGACTGAAGAAACACAGGAACATCAGATAAATGGTGATGGCATGTTTCCACATGACTGTTTTTCACTGTGTGGGGTGTCTAAGTGTAGATCAGAAAGCTTTCGGGATAAAGTGGTAAAAGTCAATCCAGTCCTCAGTTGAGCATTTGGACACTGGGTTTATGTGGAGGATCATTTTGAACATGAGTCTCACATGCTCCACAGGTTCCACAGGAGGTACAAGACTTTCTGTCCTGGCAGCAGGACATGGAGACTGATGGGAAAGGTCTAGCCCAGGCCAGACCCACTGTGTTCAGGTGGTCTGGAGCAGCCAAGGAAGTCTATGTGTCCGGCTCTTTTAACAACTGGGCCACCAAGATCCCGCTCAACAGAAGGTTGTTGGACTTGTGCAAAATTATGTTGCTGTTCTGTTCTTAcactgtgttttaatgaacatttCTCGTGATTTTCTCTGAAACCAGTCAGAACAATTTTGTGGCTATCGTGGACCTGCCGGAGGGAGAGCACCAGTATAAGTTTTGTGTGGATGGCCAGTGGCTTCTGGATCCTACTGGAGTGAGTGAAAAAGTTCTGTGTGACTGATGTTCACTGAAAAAAGGGGTTTCCACAACAAGAAGCAGCAGCAGGTTCAGCAGAGGTTTCACCGGAATGCCAGCGCAGCCAGCAGAGACATGGGTCATTGCCTGAAGGTTTGACATGGTTGCACCATGGTGGCAGTGGCAGAAGACTTGAAATTCTGTTGTCAATGTCACCAAACTGAAAGGCAAAGTGTCAGGGACATgctgaatgaaatgaaaataggTTCCCACTCAAAACAGGTTGGTCAGGTTTGGGACAGTGCTCGGATGCTGTACAGTGCCACATCCACTCATTGCTGCTTTGTGTGACCTGACTGACAGCCACCCTGGCACACTCTGTAGTGTCGCCATCTGACTGCCACAGCCaggttttatgtatgtccacgccACCTTGGCCTGCGTCAGTTCGCTGGATCCTCCGTGATGAGGCCCCTGGATGGTTAATCGTGCTGCCACACTGGAATATTAATTGAGGagggtacccaaggattctcgaGACCTTAAACACTCTTTCATAAATGTTGAACTGTACAAGGAAGCACCCTAGAACAAGAACAAGTGTAGGCCTTGAGGCCCCTTGCTGATGGTGCTCACACCTCTACATTTTGTAGTATGAAATGGATGGGAGCCTATAATTCCCAATGGATGGACACCAATCTGATACAGgttccttccccagccaaggctagtACCCagttccagctgggtggactgaagcattgtagattaagtgtcttgtccaaggatgcagACAGGTCATGTGAGCAGGATTCACACCCAGATCTACTATGTATTGACAGGCTAGCGCCTGATCTGCTGGGCAAAATGTCCTGCTCTCGCGGGAACTGTAGCACACTGACCCCAAATCCCTTTTTTAACACACGGGCCGTTTTGTTTCTCCTTGATATTATTTACATCGGAATTGAAAGTTTGAAGGAGGACGCCTTTAGCTCTTCAACATGAATCGTATCACTCTGAATGACCTGAACAATTCCTGAGTCTGCTCCTCGAACTTGAACCAAGATAGGCCCGATCCACATTCTGAGCCAAACCTAAAATTTGCATTTCCAAAAGATTCTTTACATTCAGAAGTTGAAGCCAATATGTTGAAAATTGGTATATGATGTAATCGGAGGGGAATAgaaaaaggcaaatgtcagcgtGGAGGTGGTAGGATAGAGTAAAGGAACCAAAAGTGGAGTGGAGGGACAGGACCGGAGCCGGTAAGTCAGACCCACTCATACCTCGTACCTATTATTAAGTTGTTTTGTGGATATGCAGATGAACAGAACCAATCACTGTTGTCCTCTTCCTGCCCCTGAGGGGGTAAAGTAGTGGAAACAAGTTTAATCTTAATCTGTAAACTGCCAGAGTTAGATTAGCACCTGGTTTTAATGAGGATTAGAGATAATCCACCTCTTTAGATTCTATCTGTTTATGTTCTTTGTCAGGGTGTTGTGACGTCCAAAACTGGAACCATTAATAATGTCATCCAGGTGCAAAGGACTGACTTTGAGGTGTTTGATGCCCTCAAGATCGACTCAAAGGATTCTGCCGACATCTCAGGTACTATATTCCCATATCCTACACAGGAATGCATACATTCATTTAGGCACGTTtacttattgtgacaaacgatCTGTTTCAAAATTCATCCTGCTTACATTCGTGCATCAATGCAGCCTTGGTTGTGCTTTGGATCCATGTGAAACAACATCTGTCTGATATCTGTTTGATACAATCAGTaaagtattttccagagtataagtcgcagttgttgttgttgctttgtcCCCTGCTGACCGAAAGACCGAAGtatagagttaaatttgtctcattaatacctgcaaatacacagagggtgatctgcaaatattccttgatttgcgcaCGTTTTGCGATTCACAAACACAAACTTCTGATTTgtgacttgtgtgttggtttttacaaataaatgtgcatttgtaaatatattattttttttatttgtaaaaaaaaaaaaggcatttgcaaaactgaaaattcagtttgTGAACTGTGAATCAGCAATCACACACATTCACTGCTTTGCTCAGCTAcagaattttgagacattctgagcACAAAACACGCTGTTCAGTTTCATAAATAAGTAGGTCATGATtcacagtagatggcagtgttgttccATGCATCTCGATGCCTTCGCTTGCGTTGAACATGGCGACAGAGGGGGCGGACattttcatcagtttccctggtggaagtcactgacgtagtcaaacaactccacagtggcaaagccccgggggttgatgagatctatccagaaatgctgaaggctttggatgtggagggactgtcttggatgaggtgcctcttcaacactgcgttgaggtctgggacagtgcctaaggagtggcaaactggggtggtggtccccatatttaaaaagggggaccagagagtgtgtgccaattacaggggcatcgcaCTGcttagcctccctggtaaagtctactccagggtgctggaaaggagggtttggccgatagtcgaacctctgattgaagaggaacaatgctggTTCCATTCTGGTCGcgaaacaaccgaccagctcttcactctcacaagcatcctggagggtgcctgggagtatgcccatccagtctacatgtgttttgtggacttggagaaggcgtatgattgggtatcccgggagatactgtgggaggagcttctgcagtaTGGAAtgaaggggtcccttctcagggccatccagtctctgtacacacaaagcgagagctgtattcgggtgctcggcagtaagtcggactcgtttgctgtgggggttgggctccaccagggctgcgtcttgtcaccaatcctgtttgtgatattcatggacaggatatcgaggcacagttggggggaggagggtttccagtttagtgggctcagggtctcatcactgcttttttgcatatgatgtggtcctgttggcttaatCGTCCGGTGAGCACTCACCGGATCGGTTCACaactgagtgtgaagtggctgggatgaggatcagcacctctaaatccgaggtcatggttctcagcaggaaactgatggattgcttaCTCCAGGTAGGAAATGTGGTCTTGCCCAAAGTGAagtagttcaagtacctcagggtcttgttcacgagtgaggggacaatggagcatgagattggccggagaatcggtgcagcaggggtggtattgcattcactctaccgtactgttgtgacaaaaaggaagctgagccaaaaggtgaacctctcgatctactggtcaatcttcgctcctactctcacctatggtcatgagggttggtcatgaccgaaagaactagatcacgggcagtggtgggcacatttccaataatctgataactgataattatcgaagataaagttttcattatcagattatcttttcagataactttgaaaaccattattggactaattatcttccgataaatttttgtccgataacttttagaccgttaacgtggtaaaagtgaacagatgtgtagttctaccctctgcaaacagaggagatctgcttctaggagaaaccactctatcatctgcaggcaaaggagaactggtcaccaaaaaaagaaaaactttttttaaccccatactgatatgcggccaatatcacccgagtcatccagaggcatacatttttcaaattttaaccaaatttatttgacaagttatttaaattaacgtcacctctgaagttttataaagtgaaaatatcagatatatgttctagttttaaagtaatgcactaatttttaaggttttagtgtggggcaAGCTGTGTCTTGGTGCATTATGGGATAGGGTAATCTTAATCTCACGACGTTCACGactggagaaatgcatttcagacactctgatcaggacaacagcattaaactccagTGCTtaaaactcacgtgaatatattctctgggtttatagacgttgttattgtgtatgtttgctttattaaattccacgcatcttaaacgtagcaagtagcaacacagattatctggaattttgtgtttgcaagttttcaaggtctctactaccatctactggccagtagtgttcatggcagtattctaaCTGAAGCTGGACTGATATTttcaaaccacacgtcggactcgtgtttccagaagcaaaacgtaaacagaagctttttttttcaaacttaatttacaaaaactgcactttaaccgctgtacatggacaacaccattaacatcgcaacctaaaactatttttatattgtgcccaaaactctcatgaatatattctctgggtttatagacgttgttattgcatttgttttatgtaaacatgcgagtatcacaggctgtctctccgttattttcaatgggagctgctgtgagctacaatcgcttcctgatcatgtcgttctgggggaaagtgaagtttgcactttaacgtcttcATTATTGTTCTTTTCAACACTGTTTgtgctctttgttccagactactatatataatatgtctgaaatttggtttgtgtttattaaattccacgcagattaaacgtagcagacacggattatttattctaattgttttagcaagttttcagggtatcatgcatgcagtttcttattaacgtgatgaaaagcataaaaaatacattttagtagtataatattaatttacaattgtcatcatgtggattttctatatgttgtttgactgcagcgactctctggcacgcgagggattatgggatatgtcagtAGGGCAAATGGCAGTGTTCaagttattttgacaccggttatatcagatggttatctaattacaacttggcaaaatgcctttttttacaaataaaaatggcataaGCATATGCAAAAGCACATtgatctgtaaacaccagcacacgacacacctcacattaacgtgttggtttacatagaatgaatcatccatcagtgtgagcagaggcacattttacccagaatgccatctgtctgtgtttgttacaaaacttcagaattagtgcattattcaacattaaaagatatatgttatatcttaactttgcacaaatgacagaattgccattaatggagttattctatcactattcattttatttatacaccaaaccataactcagcagggctttattttccaagacctcaggcTGATGGCACcgctgtgattgggtagagttgagctttgcggCTCCGCTCagttgtgtctgtgctggaagccatgtagtaaattggagcttccagcagggggcaggatgctgaaagacaaaagtgctgactcattgtttgggtctgttgttgcgtTTGATGCTTCCAAGCGAAtgcagtgttaaaactcaaaatcagctagtatagtagttgcaactataccgtagacaatactggaatcggttatctgtaacttccgatacattttttggtggtttatcgttttatctttatcgaagataacttttcaattatctgattatctgttatcgaagttaactttttgattatctgtgcccaccactgatcacgggtacaagcggccgaaatgggcttccttaggagggtggctgtatctcccttagagatagggtgagaagctcggtcatcagtggggagctcggagtagagccgctgctcctttgtgttgaaagaagccagctgaggtggttgagATTATATCTcctcactggcctgggaacgcttcaggatccctcagtcagaggtggtcagtgtggctcgGGAAAGGgaggtctggggtcccctgctagagctgttgcccccacgacccgatttCAGTTTacttaattcaatttattcatttcataaagcgcagccagtctgctctgtgtgcagccggtctgctctgtgtcaggctgaacccgtcagatctcagaagctaagcagagcaggatctggttagtacttggatgggagacctctttggaacaccagcggctgtgtgtgtttctccaggtaaaactggagttgcgtcaggaagggcatccggtgtaaaacttgtgccaattacttgTGCTAATGACCCCGAACGGCCGAATGGAAAACAAACATaaagcgccaattcacaacagtgTCGcctcaaaacaattaaaaaaacaagataaaatgaattaaaagattaaaaaatttaaaaagcacaataaaagagtaaaaaaataaaaagcatagtaacacagtATGctagcaataaaaaagaaaaaacaagtgcatcttaagtcgaGACTTGAAggtgtccacagaatctgactgctttattgaggcagggagatcattccacaaaaatgGGGGCACGAATAgtaagctctatgacccgcagactttttaatcGCTCTCGGgaaacaaagtaatcctgcatcctgcgaacacaaagcctggggcggtacgtagggtttaattaaatcagctaggaagggaggtaccagtccgtgatgaattttatagactagtagcagaaccttaaatttttatttcacagagacaggaagccagtgaagagatgccaaaatgggtgtaatgtggtcaaactttctgcttcgtgtcataagtctggcagcagcattttgaaccaattggagatcccCAGTGCTGTACTGTGGTaacccagaaaatagaacattgcaataatccaatcttggagagacaaatgcatgaatcagagtctcagcatcagccatagacaggatgggacgaatattcgctatacaaccccaattaccagcttttttgaaacgtgttgcgggcatccatttcaaaatgagcaaatatttgcacaaaatcaataaagcttatcagtttgaatgttaaatatcttgtctttatggtgtattcaattgaatataggttgaagaggatttgcaaattattgtattctgtttttatttacatttatacaacgttacaacttcattggaactggggttgtattttacaaatggaagaaagcagtcctcgtaatatctctaatgaggaggtcaaaggacaatgtaggatctaaaattaccccaaggttcctcactttgtccatatgacacacgaacctaggctaagcgctagctggtcaaattgatgccgatgtcttgctggaccaagaaccatcatttcagtcttatcagagtttaaaagtaggaagttactagacattcaccttctcattgatgcaaggcaatcttctaaggattttatgtggatgagattaccagcagttatcggcatataccattgagtatcatcagcatagcaatgaaaggtaatcccaaaactccacagtatatgcccaaggggtgctatgtaaagggagaaaagcagggggcctaaaatggatctctgtggaaccccaaatttcatgtcactaaggttagaggtagtgttactatacACTGGACAAGTATGACTGTTACCATGCAAGGGcaattccagtaatcccaaaatgattctccagtctaTCGAGTAAAATATCCCCGGTATCAATCAAAATTTtcatggtatcaaacacagcactgagatctaacagcaccaaaaccgtagtggtgtccgagtccattgcaagCATAAGGTCATTCATTACTTCAGTGAGCGCGGTTTCGGtgaagtgatattttctaaaggcagactgcagtggctcaaaaagattattctcagtaagatagtccacaagctgccgtgaaaccactttttccagaattttagagcaaaacagTAGATTTGATAGTCTATAATTttttaatacactagggtcaaaattacatttcttaagtcaatcaatcaatcaatcaatttttttatatagcaccaaatcacaacaaacacttgccccaaggtgctttatattgtaaggcaaggccatacaataattatgtaaaaccccaacggtcaaaatgaccccctgtgagcaagcacttggctacagtgggaaggaataagtaatgctttaatcactgtagatttgaaacatttaggaacagatccagaagttaatgagaaattaatcatttccagcacagtcagcccaagagtgggctacaggtccttaaacagttttgttggtataggatgaaataaacaggctgtgctttttgtagatgttacgagttttgccagcacacctagtgagatcctatcaaattctgcaaatctaggtaatacctcagttatggcacccacctcagtagtagggtgtagtggctgtgttaaggcatgctgggatatgcttaacctaatgtcttctattttcttctcaaagtaatgcaagaaatcttgtgctgtgaaaggagagcaacttacaggtggttgtccatgaatgtgttgccaccgtgtcaaacaagaactttgagttatgcttgtttttattgatcaaatcagagtagtaggtctgctttgtggccagtaatgcatgcttatagcctaagatagcatcacgccactcaaggtggaatacttctaatttggagCTATGCCATTTCTGTCCTAAACCTCTacccttctgcctgaggtcatgcaagtaaccattgaaccaaggttgTGCTTTAGGAAGACATGATTTTAATAGAGGTGGCGcattcatgtcaagtgtagttttgagcactgaatttaaactatccacaagactgtctactgattgagcaTTCTCCAAACGTGAAGCTAGGATACCAAGCAGTCTTGCCTCGagctcagtcatagttgaggagttaatgcgtcgccgcagtcatagacaaggttgttgttccactaaacacggcagtgaaactgtaaacctaataagtgagtgatcagagaccacgatGCAAGGGACATGATGTCAATAttagtgacagcaataccacgtgcaagaaccaaatccaggttaTTTttactaatgtgcatcgagtcctgaatgcatgctGAATCTTAATGCATCCACAGttttcataaatgatttgcagaggggatcagagggtttatttatatgaatgttaaaatcatcaataatcaaaatgttatctgcactaattgacaagttagagatgaacgcaccaaattcatctaaaaattcagagtATAGGTCGGGGGGccatataaacagtgacaaaatagcaCGACTGATTTCCATTCTTCTGACACTGGCCAtgcgtagcatcgtgggcagagcggagaatcagatgctcaaatgtattgtaattgtgacccccaacagctaataaacataGATTTATAAGTAAAAGCAACACCCCAGCCTTACTTCATATCACAAGGGATGTGACCAAATGTGTAtgttggtgggcaggcctcatttaagggaagaAAACATGGTAGTTGTGCACACATCCAATCCTATATTAGGCCAGGTGCAGGATAATcaggaatagaatagaatttcagATACTGTTTGGAGTGACACTGGGTAGAGGGGGAACTGATCAGCTTGAGACTCGGAAACAATGAGCAATATCACTTCCCATAATACCTTTTGGTGTGCATGTCAGATAATGTGCAAAACTTGAGAAATAGCGCATTGCTtaaaaagatatgtgcgatatttttactttgtaaaaacaaGAGAGTTGCAGTTAATGTCGATGAACTGTCCGAAATTTGTTTTATGTTTATGGTTGGATGAATCTCTAAGAGCGATTGTaacgcatttgtgtttattgtctaATTAGAGGCCATACCGAAGGGGGATTTTGTTGTTGCGATTTCCAcccgtgtctgtctgtctatttgaaatcaactcctctaacATTTTTAGTcagaatttcatgaaacttggtacatgtccttattataggttggtaataaacATTTTTATCATACAGTTCGAATTGGGTCTCATGGAGATGTTCTTCACTGGATTATGTTCTTCACTGGATAGAGATGCTCCTCAGTGGATGGAGGTGTTCTTCAGTAGATGGAGATGCTCTTCATTGGATGCACAGTCTGTGTATGTTTACCTATCATCAACTTGTGTTCTTTCCTAGACTTGTCCAGTTCTCCTCCTGGTCCTTACCAACAGGAAGCATATGTAATCAAGTCTGATGAAAGGGTTAAAACCCCTCCCTTC
This genomic window contains:
- the LOC117510070 gene encoding 5'-AMP-activated protein kinase subunit beta-1-like; protein product: MGNSSSDRGSGGQGERSYRDTQQGGKETCAKILMDSSEDADLFQRDDSKVPQEVQDFLSWQQDMETDGKGLAQARPTVFRWSGAAKEVYVSGSFNNWATKIPLNRSQNNFVAIVDLPEGEHQYKFCVDGQWLLDPTGGVVTSKTGTINNVIQVQRTDFEVFDALKIDSKDSADISDLSSSPPGPYQQEAYVIKSDERVKTPPFLPPHLLQVLLNKDTSVSCDPTLLPEPNHVMLNHLYALSIKDGVMVLSATHRYKKKYVTTLLYKPV